CGGTGGAAGATACCGATTTCCATGAGCTCGGGCGTCAGCTCTTAACTGAGTTTGGCAGCATGCATCAGCGCATTTCGCGCTTTGCGGACAAAGCTCTCGGCGGCGAGATGGCTGTCATGCGCGCTCTCATGCTCGCTGGCGGCTCGCTCACGCCGAGCGAACTCGCTGATCGCGCCTGGGTCTCGAACGCCCGCATCGCCAATATCCTACGCGCTCTCGAAGCCAAGGGCTGGGTTGAGCGTGAGCACTCAAAGACCGACCGTCGTCGCGTACACGTCACGGTGACCGACAAGGGATTCCATGATCTCGAAATCAAACGTCGGGAATTCGAGAACCGCACTGCGGCTTTCCTCGAGCAGCTCGGCGAAACAGATACCCAAGAGATGGTGCGTCTTCTAAGGCGTGCCAACGAAATTATCGACCGTAATCAAGAAAGGAGAGATGCCGAGTGAGGATTCTCAAGCTCTTTAAAAAGCATGTCCTGGCACTGTTCGCAGCTATCGTGCTTATCGTAATCAGCTGCAACGCCGATCTGGCGCTGCCTACCTACATGAGCGACATCGTCGACGTGGGCGTGCAGCAAGGCGGCATCGCCTCGCCCGTGCCCGACACCATCCGCGCCGAATCGCTCGACGACCTCGAACTCTTTATGAGCGCCAAGGACGCCAAGGCTGTGGAGGCCGTGTTTAGCAAGGCTGACAAAAACGACATTCGAACGTACAAGGGCACCGAGGAAGAGCGTGCCGATGGAGGCAAGATTGCCGACATTATGAGCCTGCCCGAGACTGTCGTTCTTTCGCTCAACCAGGGCATTGACGCCGACTCTATGGGCGACATGATGGGCTCGTCCAGCGAGAAAGACAGCAACGCTGCCCAGGCCATGCCCACCCCCGAGCAGATGGCGGCGATGACGCCCGAGCAGCTCGCCGAGATGCAGCAGAAGGCCGTAGCGGCGCAGAACATGCAAAAGCAGATTGATGCCGACGGCGGTAAGATCACCATGAAGAGCCTGCGCCTGGGTGTCGAGGGCGGTCTGGTAGACCAAAGCAAGCTCGTCGAGGGCGCCAACCAAATGGCGGACAAAATGGGCTCCATGTCGGGCTCCATCGTGACCCAGCGCGCCGTGAGCTATGTACAGGACGAGTACAAGGCGCAGGGCATCGACCCCGCTGACGTGCAGAACGCCTACCTGAGCCGCATAGCGACCACGATGTTTGGTCTGTGCCTGATCTCGCTTGTCGCCACCATCCTGACCGGCGCCGTGGCTTCGCGCACCGCCTGTTCCATCGCCCGCGACCTGCGCCGCGAGACCTTCAACAAGGTTATGCACTTCTCGCCGGCCGAAGTGGGCAAGTTTAGCCAGGCCTCGCTCATCACTCGCTGCACCAACGACATTCAGCAGATTCAGATGGCGGCAACCCTGTTTATCCGCATGTGCCTGATGGCCCCCGTCATGGGCGTCGTCGCCGTCATGCGCGTCCTGGCCAACCACACCGGCCTGGAGTGGACCATCGCCGTGGCCATCATCGCGGTGTCGGCCGTCGTCGGCGTGCTCATGGGCCTCACCATGCCCAAGTTCAAAATGATGCAGAGCTTTGTGGACCGCGTGAACCTTACCGCCCGCGAGCTGCTCGACGGTCTTATGCCCATCCGCTCGTTCAACCGCGAGGAGCATGAGCTCGAGCGCTTTGACCAGGCGTCCCTCGACCTGATGACCACGCAGCTCTACACCAACCGAGCCATGAGCTTTATGATGCCGCTCATGATGCTCGTCATGAACTGCATCACCGTGCTTATCGTCTGGTTTGGTGCGCAGGGCGTGTCCGACGGCGTGATGCAGGTCGGCAACATGATGGCGTTTATCTCCTACACCATGCAGATCGTCATGGCGTTTATGATCCTCACCATGGTGTCGGTCATCCTACCCCGTGCCGAGGTCGCAGCCGAGCGCGTGGAAGAGGTCATCACTTGCCCCACGAGCATCAACGACCCCGTCTCGCCTAAACTGCCCGCGGCCAGCGCTCCGCGCGGTGAGCTCACCTTCCGCGACGTGAGCTTCCAGTATCCCGATGCCCGCGCCGATGTCATCAGCGGCGTGAACTTCACCACGCATGCCGGTCAGATGCTCGGCATCATTGGCTCCACAGGCTCGGGCAAGTCCACGCTTGTGCAGCTCATCCCGCGCCTGTACGACGTCACCGGCGGCAGCATTACGCTCGACGGCGTCGATGTGCGCGATATGACCCTTTCCGAGCTACGCCGCCGCATTGGCTATATCCCGCAGCAGGGACGCCTGTTCTCGGGCACCGTCGAGAGCAACCTCAAGTTTGCCGGCGACATGGTGAGCGATGACGACATGCGCCAGGCGGCACACATCGCCCAGGCCGAGGACTTTATCGCCGAGCGTGAGGGCGGTTACAACTCCCCCATCAGCCAGGGCGGCTCCAATGTTTCGGGCGGTCAGCGCCAGCGTCTGGCCATCGCCCGCGCCCTGGCCAAAAAGCCCGAGGTCGTGGTGTTCGATGACTCGTTTAGCGCCCTCGACTACAAGACCGACGCGCGCCTGCGCGAGGAGCTGGCCAAAAACGTTACCGACGCCGCACTCGTGGTCGTGGCCCAGCGCATCGCGACCATCATGCACGCCGACCAGATCATCGTGCTCGACGACGGCCACGTAGTGGGCACCGGCACGCACGAGGAGCTGCTGCGCAGCTGTCCGGCGTACCTGGAGATTGCACAGTCGCAGCTTTCCGCCGAGGAGCTGGGGCTTACCCAAGAAGAAATTGCAGCCGTCATGGAAGGAGGCGAGCGCTAATGGCAGACGAGACCAAGACTCAGATTCCCAAGCCCACCCGTCAGCGTGGCCCCATGGGCCGCATGGGCGGCATGCGTCGCGGCGAAAAGGCCAAGGACTTTAAGGGCACCATGAGGCAGCTGCTCGGCTATATCGGCCAGCACAAGATTGCCGTGTTTGCCGCCGTCGCCTTTGCCGTGTGCTCGGTCATCTTTAACATTGTGGGGCCCAAGGTGCTCGGCCAGGTTACGACCAAACTGTTCGAGGGCCTGGTTGCCAAGGTCAACGGCACCGGCGATGTTGACTTTGATTGGATCGCCAAGACGCTCGGCTTTTTGCTCTGCCTGTATCTGGCAAGCTCTGTTTGCAGCCTCATCCAGGGTTGGCTCATGACCGGCGTCACACAAAAGATTTGCTACCGCATGCGCAAGGAGATTGCCGCCAAGATTGCCGTCGTGCCGATGAGCTACTTTAACGGCCACAGCAAGGGCGACGTGCTCAGCCGCATCACCAACGACGTCGATACGCTGGGTCAGTCGCTCAACCAGAGCGTGACGCAGCTTATCACGTCGGTGACGCAGATTATCGGCGTGCTCGTCATGATGCTGTCGATCAGTCTGCCGCTTACCGGCGTCACCGTGCTCACGCTGCCGGCTGCCGCGATTATCCTGACCGTGATGATTCACTTCTCGCAGCCGTACTTCCGCGAGCAACAGCAAGTCCTGGGCGCCGTCAACGGCATTATCGAGGAGGACTTTGCCGGCCAGAACGTTATTCAGGTGTTCGACCGCGCCGAAGCCTCAATCGAGGAGTTCGACCGTCAAAACGACCGCCTCTTTATTAGCGGCTGGCGCTCGCAGTTCCTGTCGGGCCTGATGATGCCGCTTATGAGTCTGGTGGGCAACATGGGCTACGTGGGCGTCGTCGTGGTAGGCGCGCAGCTCGCGCTGACCGGCAATGCCACGCCCGGCGACATCCAGAGCTTTATCCAGTACGTTCGCAACTTTACGCAGCCGGTGCAGCAGCTGGGCAACGTGAGCAACACGATGCAGTCGATGGCCGCCGCAACCGAACGCGTCTTTGAGTTCTTGGCTGCGCCCGAGGAGGAGCAGAAGGCCGACGCGCAGATTCCCGAGAAGCGCCCCGGCCACGTGGAGTTCGACCACGTCAAGTTTGGCTACACGCCCGACAAGACCATCATCCACGACTTTAGCTGCGAGGCGCAGCCCGGTCAGACCATCGCCATCGTCGGCCCCACCGGCGCCGGCAAGACCACGCTCATTAAGCTGCTGCAGCGCTTTTACGATGTGGACGGCGGTTCGCTGCGCGTCGAGGGCGTCGACGTGCGCGACTGGGACCGCGCGGCGCTACGCGGCGAGTTTGCCATGGTGCTGCAGGATACCTGGCTGTTTAATGGCACCATCCGCGAGAACATCCGCTACGGACGTCCCGATGCGAGTGATGCCGAGGTCGAAGCCGCTGCACGCGCCGCGCGCTGCGACCACTTTATCCATACGCTCGCCGGCGGTTACGACTTTATGATCAACGAGGAGGGCACCAACCTCTCACAGGGCCAGCGCCAACTCGTGACCATCGCCCGCGCCATTTTGGCCGACCGTCCGGCGCTGATTTTGGACGAGGCGACTTCCAACGTCGATACCCGCACCGAGGAGCTTATTCAGCGCGCCATGGATGCGCTGATGCAGGGCCGCACGAGCTTTGTCATCGCGCACCGCCTGTCCACAATCCGCAACGCCGACGTAATCTTGGTGATTCGCGACGGCGACATCGTCGAGAAGGGCACGCACGACGAGCTGCTCGCCCAAGGCGGCTTCTACGCCGACCTGTACAACTCGCAGTTCGACGAGGCGGCGTAAAACCGGCGGCAAACAACCGCAATACCCAAAAACGGGGGCGCAGAATGAACTGCGCCCCCGTTTTTTGTTCTGCGGCCCTCGAAACGCCTCCCCTGGGACCTGATTGACGCCCTCCCTCAAGGCCCCGTGGACAAAAAATGGCAAATATGAGTACTGTCACCTTTTTAATAACAGCCAAAACTGCCCCAAACGACCTCTTTGCGGCCTAGATATGCCTTCAAATTGATCAAAATGCCCGGTAGCATGCTTCTGTGTGCCAACGTTAATGAACATATTTACTGTTGTGTCTATTATCTTGTAAGATCGATATGATACTACGCTAGCAACAGTACTCATATTTGCCGTTTTTTGTCCACAGGGTATGCCGCAGAAGATCCAACTTGCTCCACCGTGCCGTACGCTGGCCCTCCCCTTCCGGCGAGCGCCGACATTTCCCCAGATAAAACCGACCAAAATAAACCTGTCCCTTTTCGGCAGGTTTCGCTTGCACTTTAGCGTGCGACAGCGGATAATGCCGAGCATTCGAGAATTCGCCAATTGTTGCCGTTAATTGATAAAGGAGGCCCCATATGGCCATGGAATTCAAGCGCAGGTTGCCGATCCCCATGGAGATCCGCGAGGAAATGCCGCTTTCCGCCGAGCTTACCGCCAAAAAGCAGGCATTCGACGCCGAGGTCGCCAAGGTCTTTACCGGCGAGGACGCACGCAAAGCGCTCATCATCGGCCCGTGCTCTGCCGACCGCGAGGACTCGGTGCTTGAGTACATGAACCGACTGGCCAAGGTCGCCGAAGAGGTCAAGGACAAACTCATCATCATTCCGCGCGTCTACACCAACAAGCCGCGCACCAAGGGCACTGGCTACAAAGGCCTGCTGCACAACCCCGACCCCGAGGCGCCCGATGACCTGCTTGAAGGCGTTAAGGCCATCCGCCACATGCACCTGCGCGTCATCGAGGAGACTGGCTTCTTTACCGCCGACGAGATGCTCTACCCGTCCAACTACCAGTACCTCGTCGACCTGCTGAGCTACGTTGCCGTGGGCGCGCGCTCGGTCGAAAACCAGGAGCATCGCCTGGTGTCGAGCGGCATTTCGGTGCCCGTCGGCATGAAAAACCCCACCGCCGGTTCCACCACCGTCATGCTTAACTCCATCTACGCCGCCCAGGCACATCAAAGCTTCATCTTCCGCAACTGGGAGGTTGAGTGCGACGGCAACCCGCTCGCACACGCCGTCATGCGTGGCTACATCGGTCTCGACGGTCGCACCTACCCCAACTACCACTACGAGCACCTGGAGCGCCTGGCCGAGCGCTATACCGAGCATGCCGGCTACGCCAACCCGGCGGCGGTCATCGACTGCAACCACGACAACTCGGGCAAGCGCCCGCTGGAGCAGTACCGCATTTGCAAGGAGGTGCTCGACAGCTGCCGCCGCAACGAGTCCATCTCCAAGCTGGTCAAGGGCTTTATGATCGAGTCCTACCTGGAGGATGGCAATCAGCCAGTCGATGGCGGCGTCTTTGGCAAGTCGATCACCGACCCGTGCCTGGGCTGGGAAAAGACCGACTACCTCATCCACGAGATCGCGGAGCGGGTGTAGGTTACGGCGTTTTACCAAACGCCGTAACCAGCCGACGCTGCAAACCCGCCAGAGCGGCAATCTGCCTTTCAGCTTCGACGGCATGACCAAAAGGTCAATGCCGCCTCGCTTCAAGGCACCTTGCTCGCTCTGACGGGTTTTCGCTGACGTTTTTATACCAGCATCGTTACCAAAGCTGGCACTTGGGGACGCTCCTTTTGGGGTAGTCGTTGGGGACGTTCTTTAATGACTGGTCGTTTAAGAACGTCCCCAACGACTACCCAGAATGAGAGTGGATAATCTCCCGTTTTTGGCCTATACCAGCGCCAAAAGTGGGAGATTATCCACTCTCATCGAGCAAGTGTCCGAAAATCCGCCCTCATTCCTTCTTAGGGCCCTCCGTCCCCGAGGTATCGTGGCTCGTCTGCCGAATGATTGATGCGGGCGCTCTGCGGCCATGTCACACTCAGAGGTGGCCTGACCCAACTTGGAAGGAGCCTCCATGAGCCTTGACAACGTAACCCTGCGCGCCGCCACGCTCGATGACCTGGCCGGCATCGCCGCCATCTACAACCAGCTGTGGTGCAACACGCTGCGCAACCGCGGCGACGTCGAAGCTGCCGATTTCTGCGCGCGCTTTAACATCGCCATGCAGCTGCAGCGCTCCCCCATCGCACTCGTCGCCGAGACCGAGGGCCGCATTATCGCCGCCTGCTGCATCGGCATCTTCGAGGACGGCAAGCCGCGCACCAATCCCACGTGGGAGCCCTGCTATAACGAGATGTTCGCCCAGGCAACCGAGATGGCAAAGACCGCCGATGCCAAGCTCGAGGGCTCGCTCTTTGGAGACAGCCGCGAAAAGGCCACAGCGGATCGCTTTGCCGCCACAGGCAACGAATATGCCCAGGGTCAGCTCAACTTGATTATCATTGTGCCTGAATGGCAGGGCAAGGGACTCGGCCGCGAGCTCATCGACCTTGCGCGCGCCGAGCTCGCCAAGGCAGGCTGCACCAAATTCTTTCTGATGAGCGACTGCAACTCCGACTGGCAGTTTTACGAGCACCTCAACATGAAGCGCATCCTAGAGGACCACAGCCAAGACACCGGTGACGGATTTATCGTCTATATGTACGGAGGCACGCTCTAAGTACCCCTTCAATCAAGGTGCGCCGGGCACCCGGCCCTTGGCCTCTGCCCAGGAATAACCCAGGGGGCCGGACCGCCCGTCCCTAAACCTGCCCGACAGCGCGATATCTCGTCGCCCGAGCGCGCCCCTCTTTAACGAGTGCGCCTTCCTCAAGCAAACCGTTGATAACCCGCAGCGTCACGTCGCGCCCAGTTCCCAGAGCGTCCGAAGCATCCTGGCGCGTAAAACCGCGGGGCCGCTCAAGGGCAAAGCGAATCAAGGCGCGAGCGTATCCACCACGTCGCTCGTCCGAGACATCCTGTAGCATCGCGGACGCCTTGCACGCAACATCAAAGCCAAGCTCCTCCACGAGCTTGGCACGCACCTCGTGGCCGCAGTCGCCATTCATCGACACGTGCCCCTCTCGCTGCGCTCGCACGGATGCAAACGCCTGCGAAACATCGGGCGGCAGCGCCCCTTCCCGCTCGAGCTGCTCATAATCGCTGTAATCCCCACGCAAGTTGGGACCGCTATTGCCACGAGGCGTCAGATAGGAATTGCGCACGGCGTTGACGTTGGGCAGCGACAACCTAAACATTGCAGGGTAGGCGCAGACTTCGGGTTCCAACCCTTCCGCCTCATAGAGCGCACGGATCCCCTTGAGGCCCGTTCCAAACGCCTCAACCATCC
The DNA window shown above is from Collinsella aerofaciens and carries:
- a CDS encoding MarR family winged helix-turn-helix transcriptional regulator, whose amino-acid sequence is MEDTDFHELGRQLLTEFGSMHQRISRFADKALGGEMAVMRALMLAGGSLTPSELADRAWVSNARIANILRALEAKGWVEREHSKTDRRRVHVTVTDKGFHDLEIKRREFENRTAAFLEQLGETDTQEMVRLLRRANEIIDRNQERRDAE
- a CDS encoding ABC transporter ATP-binding protein; the protein is MADETKTQIPKPTRQRGPMGRMGGMRRGEKAKDFKGTMRQLLGYIGQHKIAVFAAVAFAVCSVIFNIVGPKVLGQVTTKLFEGLVAKVNGTGDVDFDWIAKTLGFLLCLYLASSVCSLIQGWLMTGVTQKICYRMRKEIAAKIAVVPMSYFNGHSKGDVLSRITNDVDTLGQSLNQSVTQLITSVTQIIGVLVMMLSISLPLTGVTVLTLPAAAIILTVMIHFSQPYFREQQQVLGAVNGIIEEDFAGQNVIQVFDRAEASIEEFDRQNDRLFISGWRSQFLSGLMMPLMSLVGNMGYVGVVVVGAQLALTGNATPGDIQSFIQYVRNFTQPVQQLGNVSNTMQSMAAATERVFEFLAAPEEEQKADAQIPEKRPGHVEFDHVKFGYTPDKTIIHDFSCEAQPGQTIAIVGPTGAGKTTLIKLLQRFYDVDGGSLRVEGVDVRDWDRAALRGEFAMVLQDTWLFNGTIRENIRYGRPDASDAEVEAAARAARCDHFIHTLAGGYDFMINEEGTNLSQGQRQLVTIARAILADRPALILDEATSNVDTRTEELIQRAMDALMQGRTSFVIAHRLSTIRNADVILVIRDGDIVEKGTHDELLAQGGFYADLYNSQFDEAA
- a CDS encoding 3-deoxy-7-phosphoheptulonate synthase, which codes for MAMEFKRRLPIPMEIREEMPLSAELTAKKQAFDAEVAKVFTGEDARKALIIGPCSADREDSVLEYMNRLAKVAEEVKDKLIIIPRVYTNKPRTKGTGYKGLLHNPDPEAPDDLLEGVKAIRHMHLRVIEETGFFTADEMLYPSNYQYLVDLLSYVAVGARSVENQEHRLVSSGISVPVGMKNPTAGSTTVMLNSIYAAQAHQSFIFRNWEVECDGNPLAHAVMRGYIGLDGRTYPNYHYEHLERLAERYTEHAGYANPAAVIDCNHDNSGKRPLEQYRICKEVLDSCRRNESISKLVKGFMIESYLEDGNQPVDGGVFGKSITDPCLGWEKTDYLIHEIAERV
- a CDS encoding ABC transporter ATP-binding protein — protein: MRILKLFKKHVLALFAAIVLIVISCNADLALPTYMSDIVDVGVQQGGIASPVPDTIRAESLDDLELFMSAKDAKAVEAVFSKADKNDIRTYKGTEEERADGGKIADIMSLPETVVLSLNQGIDADSMGDMMGSSSEKDSNAAQAMPTPEQMAAMTPEQLAEMQQKAVAAQNMQKQIDADGGKITMKSLRLGVEGGLVDQSKLVEGANQMADKMGSMSGSIVTQRAVSYVQDEYKAQGIDPADVQNAYLSRIATTMFGLCLISLVATILTGAVASRTACSIARDLRRETFNKVMHFSPAEVGKFSQASLITRCTNDIQQIQMAATLFIRMCLMAPVMGVVAVMRVLANHTGLEWTIAVAIIAVSAVVGVLMGLTMPKFKMMQSFVDRVNLTARELLDGLMPIRSFNREEHELERFDQASLDLMTTQLYTNRAMSFMMPLMMLVMNCITVLIVWFGAQGVSDGVMQVGNMMAFISYTMQIVMAFMILTMVSVILPRAEVAAERVEEVITCPTSINDPVSPKLPAASAPRGELTFRDVSFQYPDARADVISGVNFTTHAGQMLGIIGSTGSGKSTLVQLIPRLYDVTGGSITLDGVDVRDMTLSELRRRIGYIPQQGRLFSGTVESNLKFAGDMVSDDDMRQAAHIAQAEDFIAEREGGYNSPISQGGSNVSGGQRQRLAIARALAKKPEVVVFDDSFSALDYKTDARLREELAKNVTDAALVVVAQRIATIMHADQIIVLDDGHVVGTGTHEELLRSCPAYLEIAQSQLSAEELGLTQEEIAAVMEGGER
- a CDS encoding GNAT family N-acetyltransferase; this encodes MSLDNVTLRAATLDDLAGIAAIYNQLWCNTLRNRGDVEAADFCARFNIAMQLQRSPIALVAETEGRIIAACCIGIFEDGKPRTNPTWEPCYNEMFAQATEMAKTADAKLEGSLFGDSREKATADRFAATGNEYAQGQLNLIIIVPEWQGKGLGRELIDLARAELAKAGCTKFFLMSDCNSDWQFYEHLNMKRILEDHSQDTGDGFIVYMYGGTL